In Episyrphus balteatus chromosome 4, idEpiBalt1.1, whole genome shotgun sequence, the sequence TTATATGCCTTTACGCTGCCAGCAGCGCAATAAATCAGACTAATTTTCCACAAGGATTTTCCGCCCCAGGCATGGACACGTTGAATGTGTAATTTATTGCCATTTATTGTGACCACATATGTGatgctggttttttttttctgttctattTTTGAGTCAGAGAGGACAATCATTTATTTAGGAACGGATGTCATAGAATGAGTGAGAGGACGTCgaatgaaaattttgattgatgCTAGAAGTTTGTCATGCAAATTGATGGAAAATTCAAGGatatttcttgtatttttttttttttttttatttttttgttggcaCACAAAACAGAGTGTCTGTTATGATTATGATGAGGGTTTTTCTGTTTGGAGTCGAAGTGGGTTGCCACCCAAAAGGCTTTTAGATGAAATTTATGATAGGAGATTTTTGTTGGCCAGATAATGGATTGATGACAAATGTTTCTTTTGTGTGacatattcatttatttattagaaatgtgtctgaatcatatttattttgaaaaatgacaaTAGAACAATAACACGTTCACGCAATTCTAAATTGAACTTTTGAGGTTTAGTGTGttgagttcttttttttaataaattaccgTGAAGCCCAAAC encodes:
- the LOC129919872 gene encoding uncharacterized protein LOC129919872 isoform X2 — translated: MIVLSDSKIEQKKKTSITYVVTINGNKLHIQRVHAWGGKSLWKISLIYCAAGSVKAYNRRAAAAMTNKRRGLVLFLKNCIKSITRTNPHNSCQITLQKTNRLKLKGYT